The genome window TTCCATTCACGGAGATCTTACGATCGATTCGGAAGTAAAAACCATCTCCGAAAAAATTTCCAAGATCACCGGAGTTTCGCTGAATTGGGAAGAGCACAATCTCGTTTTGCAAAACATACAGGCGCGGGTTCGTTCTCCGATCGTCTGGATGCTCGCGAATTTAAACGGACATCTTCTTCTTTCCACAGGAAACAGAAGCGAGGCCGGTGCGGGTTATACCACCATGGACGGAGATTCTTCCGGTTCGGTCGCGCCGCTCACAGGAGTCAGCAAAGAATTCATCCTGCGTTGGATGCGCTTTATCGCCGAAGGAAAGGATCCGATTCTTCCCGCATACGAATCCGTAAAGGAAATCGTGTTGTCACCTCCGAGCGCGGAACTCAAACCCCTCGAAGACAAACAAGAAGACGAAAAGGATTTAATGCCGTATCCTTTGTTGCAAAAGATCGAAGAATTGTTTGTGGTCCGCGGCGCCGGTTATTCGGAAATCGTTCAATTGTTGAGCGGGGATCCCGAGGTTCAGAAACTGGCGCCCGGCTTTTTGGAAGGCGCAGTTCAAAAATACATCGGATTGTTTCACAGAAATCAATGGAAACGGGAAAGGTTACCGCCATCGTTTCATCTGGACGATTACGGACTCGATCCCAAATCGAGTTTCCGTTTTCCGATCCTTTCGGAAGAACGCGGATCCGGAATTTAATGCAAGATCGAATCCACTCGAGATTGGCATTAGCAGGGATTTTTAACGTAGAAAGCGCATCGAACCTTCCGCTTTGAAAAAAAGAAATTCTTAGATAAAAAAAAAACGAGATGAAAGCCGTCGAACCTAAATCGCTTTTCGATTCAAGGGTTTGATTTTCTTATATTCATCTTTTTGAGTACGTTCCAATTCTTCCAAATCGTAAGCCATTTGATAATTGAGCCAGAAATCGGGAGTCATTTTGAAATACCTCGCGAGTCGTAGAGCGGTATCCGGAGTAATCGATTTTTTACGATGGATGATCTGAGAAATCAAACTTTCGGAAATGCCGATATCCTTAGACAAACGATAGGCGGATAAGGACATCGGTTCCAAAAAATCGTATTTCAGCACGTCGCCGGGATGCGGATTTAAAGAGGTTCTTCTTACTTTCATAGCCAAAACTCGTAAAAGGTCTATTTACTAATTTTTCGTAGACCGAAAAATATCTTTCCTGTCTCCGTAAGACTAAATCTTACAAAAACCAAATATTCGCTTTTGTTAATTTTCGCTTTTAAAATCGAAGTTTCGTAAATCAATGATAATCGACGATTTGTACTTCGTGCGGACCGTTGTCTTTCCAAAGAAAACAAATTCTCCACTGATCGTTAATCCGAATAGAATACGTTCCTTTTCGATCCCCTTTTAAGGATTCCAGGCGATTTCCTGGAGGACTTTTCAAATCCTGAAGAATCTTTGCGGAATCGAGCGAACGGAGTTTTCTTCTGGCTACCTCTTCAATGGCCCGAAATTCCTTTGTGTCCCATCCGTTATGAAGATTTTCGGTAGATTTATCTCCAAAGGATTGAATCACGCATCTTTACTTTACGTAAAGCAACACAAACGTCAAGCTAATTTAATATTTTTGAACGAGCAGAATTCTTTTTTTGAAAAGTTGGATTCTTCCGCTAAGACGTATGCTTCGATCCAAGAAAGAATCGAACGTCCGAACCTTCCGCTTTGAAAAAAGAAATTCGAACTGGAACGTCGGCCCAAAATAGAACCGACGTAGGATGGAAATTTGAGTTCTACAATCCCGCTTGTTTAAACGCGTTTTCCTTGTCGCGTTGCACTTGCTGGAGTTGATTCTTGATCGAATCCTGAATGTTCTGGAGCTTCTTTTCGGTTTCCTCTTCTCCCGAACCCTTTTGAAGATCCACGAGATAATTGATGATGTCCATTCGATCCTGGGTTTGTTTTTCCATGTGCGTATAATACGAACGGATCTGAGCGGGAGAAGCGGTTCTCGCATACACGTTACGCGCCGCTTCCGCAATCTGAGCTTCTTCCTGCTTCTTCGCTTCCTTTTCCGTGGGCGATAATTTTTTGGGAATCAAGGAGTTGTTCGGAAATCGTTCGCGCAACTGGCTGAAACGTTCCATCTCTTCATTGGTGTACGGTTTGTTGGTCTGAGGGTTGAGCGGGTTATCAGCGTCGGCCGCGTTCGGATCGGCTTCTTTTTGTTCTCCTGTGGGATTTTCGATATATTCTCCCTTACCCGCCTTGTAAAAGGAAGAATCAAAGATGGAATCGTTGGTGCGTCCGCCGGAGGAACCCGAAGACGAAGAACCGGAGGAACTTCCTCCGCCGCCCAAAAGAAGGGCCACGCTGTCCGCTTCTCTGCTTTTTCGTTCGCGTTCGCTCGGATCATCGGAAGAAAATAGAATCCAAATCAAAGCGATGAGTGCGACGCCGATGCCGGAATAAAGGACGAGTTTACGAATGCTCATGACGACAGCTCCGAAGAAAACGGGGAAATTTTGATTGTAAGACCGCCGAACTAGGAAATTCTATCCGGAAGAGCGGAATCCTTCTCTAATTTTTGAGAAATTAAATCCTGCGCAAGATAAAAATGTTTCTGAAAATTTTCCGTCCAGCGATTCTCCCAATCCTATTTTTTATAGGAATCCCATTCGGTTGCGGTACGAATACGGACGTGGCTCAATCGCCGTTCGTTTTTATTTCTCCGGTTGGAGTTCCCCAGTTTTTGAGCGTCATCGCGGTCAACGAAGGAATCACCGATACGGTCGCAAAGGATATCGACTTTGTTTCCGAACCGAACAGCTATAAACCGGAATTCTTAATTCGTTATTTTGTGACAAACGCTGAACCGCAGTTTGTAGGTTACAATCTCTACATTACCACGGCGGCCCCTTCCGTCGCGGAAACTTTGGCCGGTGGAAATGTTTATCTGGAAAACGGGGTTCAACCTTCTTTCCCGCACCTCGCTTCCGAAGCGTCCACGAGTTCCGCAAAACTGCAAACACATCGGATCTTAAATCAAATTCCTCCTCCGGGTGTTTTTCCGTTTATCAAGTGCGAGGTTTATACGTTCACGTTGCGGGCGCTGATGAACAGCGGGATTTTTTCGAATCCTTCCACTCCCGTGAGAATGTGCGCGTCTTCCCGTCCTTATCTTTGTCCGGTCGGTTCGAGCTGCAATCCGTCCGAATGCAACAACGCGGCGTGTTCGACGACGGTAAAACAAAACTGTCCCGTGGGAACTCTCTGTAATCCGTGTACGGTCGCAGGCGCGGAAGAAACCGGTTGCGTTTGTCCTTCGGGCTCTTCTCCACCGGGCTGTAATCTATGAGTTCAGAGGAAGAATCGGCGGAACAAACTTCGACCGAAATTCCTCTCGAACCGGGAACATTGTATGTGGTCTCCACTCCGATCGGAAACTTGGAAGACTTAACTTTTCGAGCCCTTCGCATCTTAAAAAACACCGATCGAATTCTCTGCGAAAACGCGGGTCATTCCAGAAGACTGTTTCAATCCTATTCGATCACAACACCCGCTTCCACTCTATATCGGGATCAATCGGAAACTCCGTATCAAGGTATATTAGAAGAATTGAAAGCGGGAAAAACGTTCGCCCTTGTTTCGGACGCGGGAACTCCGGGCGTTTCCGATCCGGGTTCTCATCTGATTCGGATCGTCCGAGAAGCGGGTTTTAAAATCGCTCCGATTCCCGGCGCGAGCGCCCTCACTGCGCTCCTTGGAATTTCCGGGTGGCAGGCAAACCCGTTTTTGTTTTTGGGATTCTTATCCGAAAAGAAGGGTAAAA of Leptospira sanjuanensis contains these proteins:
- the rsmI gene encoding 16S rRNA (cytidine(1402)-2'-O)-methyltransferase, which produces MSSEEESAEQTSTEIPLEPGTLYVVSTPIGNLEDLTFRALRILKNTDRILCENAGHSRRLFQSYSITTPASTLYRDQSETPYQGILEELKAGKTFALVSDAGTPGVSDPGSHLIRIVREAGFKIAPIPGASALTALLGISGWQANPFLFLGFLSEKKGKKRNQLTEWKEFEGLIMIFESVHRIGDTLAAVQEVFPDCEYLMGREMTKIHEEILHFSPILSGKPKEFAHKGEFVILINTNRKKMLKGSLGSVDTN
- a CDS encoding HigA family addiction module antitoxin, with product MKVRRTSLNPHPGDVLKYDFLEPMSLSAYRLSKDIGISESLISQIIHRKKSITPDTALRLARYFKMTPDFWLNYQMAYDLEELERTQKDEYKKIKPLNRKAI
- a CDS encoding type II toxin-antitoxin system RelE/ParE family toxin; this encodes MIQSFGDKSTENLHNGWDTKEFRAIEEVARRKLRSLDSAKILQDLKSPPGNRLESLKGDRKGTYSIRINDQWRICFLWKDNGPHEVQIVDYH
- a CDS encoding LIC11073 family putative lipoprotein — encoded protein: MFLKIFRPAILPILFFIGIPFGCGTNTDVAQSPFVFISPVGVPQFLSVIAVNEGITDTVAKDIDFVSEPNSYKPEFLIRYFVTNAEPQFVGYNLYITTAAPSVAETLAGGNVYLENGVQPSFPHLASEASTSSAKLQTHRILNQIPPPGVFPFIKCEVYTFTLRALMNSGIFSNPSTPVRMCASSRPYLCPVGSSCNPSECNNAACSTTVKQNCPVGTLCNPCTVAGAEETGCVCPSGSSPPGCNL
- a CDS encoding LIC_20245 family lipoprotein produces the protein MSIRKLVLYSGIGVALIALIWILFSSDDPSERERKSREADSVALLLGGGGSSSGSSSSGSSGGRTNDSIFDSSFYKAGKGEYIENPTGEQKEADPNAADADNPLNPQTNKPYTNEEMERFSQLRERFPNNSLIPKKLSPTEKEAKKQEEAQIAEAARNVYARTASPAQIRSYYTHMEKQTQDRMDIINYLVDLQKGSGEEETEKKLQNIQDSIKNQLQQVQRDKENAFKQAGL